One genomic window of Candidatus Beckwithbacteria bacterium includes the following:
- a CDS encoding IS200/IS605 family transposase has product SFWADGYFAETIGKTNYLQIKKYIKDNKEIMPEKD; this is encoded by the coding sequence AGTTTTTGGGCTGATGGCTACTTTGCTGAAACCATAGGTAAAACCAATTACTTACAAATAAAAAAGTACATTAAAGACAATAAAGAAATTATGCCAGAGAAGGATTAA